The following proteins are encoded in a genomic region of Oncorhynchus kisutch isolate 150728-3 linkage group LG18, Okis_V2, whole genome shotgun sequence:
- the zdhhc23b gene encoding palmitoyltransferase ZDHHC23-B yields the protein MKKRANEVLEPDEPLCCCEFVDRQGGRSHVAACCCDCEDLDDACDRWLKKEPQKADSLSRLVTMVSDRLRVPWFWGGARRVDLSVLPPLLLLPVLLHIAALHFLLGMVVLTALPVLVLWYYYVTHRKKGRTLFFLSLALFSLGYMYYLFLTEVFPRGGVGLTQLGTVTLGVALTLASLIHTKREPGYVHPHTADVHSTVTYHSSPPDRDPAHTSLNGVGQEVVLANRGSGSEQQGQGVEQRESGRSRKWCSLCRVVRPPRAGHCRICGVCVLRLDHHCVWINSCVGQANHCSFLSTLLLFLLTSLYGISLVLRSVCPQQNLLSALLYCPGVYNQYSSALCFTCAWYSSIVTGGLLHLLVLQLINVSYNVTEREVRTALRDKTARSHYWGLVVDTGVYSHGFRGNWAEFLTMGEGLHTPSPSLTDLV from the exons ATGAAGAAGCGAGCCAATGAGGTGTTGGAGCCAGACGAGCCTCTGTGCTGCTGTGAGTTTGTGGACCGTCAGGGGGGGCGGAGCCATGTGGCAGCCTGCTGCTGTGACTGTGAGGACCTGGACGATGCCTGTGACAG ATGGCTGAAGAAAGAGCCCCAGAAGGCAGATTCACTGTCCCGTCTGGTTACCATGGTGAGCGACCGCCTCCGTGTTCCCTGGTTCTGGGGCGGAGCCCGACGTGTTGATCTATCGGTGCTGCCCCCGCTGCTCCTACTTCCTGTCCTCCTACACATCGCAGCCCTTCACTTCCTGTTGGGCATGGTGGTTCTGACTGCTCTACCGGTACTGGTTCTATGGTACTACTACGTCACTCACCGTAAGAAGGGCCGGACTCTGTTCTTCCTCAGCCTGGCCCTGTTCTCCCTGGGCTACATGTACTACCTCTTCCTCACCGAGGTCTTCCCCAGGGGGGGTGTAGGGCTGACCCAGCTGGGTACAGTGACCCTGGGGGTGGCCCTCACTCTGGCCTCACTCATCCACACCAAGAGAGAGCCCGGCTACGTACATCCTCACACGGCCGACGTCCACAGCACGGTGACCTATCACAGCTCACCTCCGGACAGAGACCCCGCCCACACCAGCCTCAACGGGGTTGGGCAGGAAGTAGTGCTAGCCAATCGGGGGAGTGGGTCGGAGCAGCAGGGCCAAGGGGTGGAGCAGAGGGAGAGTGGGCGGAGCAGGAAGTGGTGCTCTCTGTGCAGGGTGGTGCGGCCCCCCAGAGCGGGACACTGCAGGATCTGTGGTGTCTGTGTCCTGAGGCTGGACCACCACTGTGTCTG GATAAACAGTTGTGTGGGCCAGGCCAATCACTGCAGCTTCCTGTCGACACTCCTCCTCTTTCTGTTGACCTCTCTGTATGGAATCAGTCTGGTGCTGCGCAGCGTGTGTCCCCAACAGAACCTGCTCAGCGCCCTGCTCTACTGCCCAGGCGTCTACAATCAGTACAG cTCGGCACTGTGTTTCACCTGTGCGTGGTACAGCAGCATAGTGACGGGTGGCCTGCTACACCTTCTGGTCCTGCAGCTCATCAACGTCAGCTACAACGTGACGGAGCGAGAGGTGCGCACCGCCCTCCGAGACAAGACCGCCCGCAGCCACTACTGGGGCCTCGTCGTGGACACGGGAGTCTACTCACATGGTTTCCGTGGCAACTGGGCAGAGTTCCTGACAATGGGAGAAGGCCTGCACACACCCTCACCCAGTCTCACTGACTTGGTGTAG